AGCATTTTATGAAGGCGCTTATGTCGACCAGGAAAGTGTGGTCCTGAGCATTATTCCCACCAGCGATACGATCAGTGATTATACCGTGTCTTACGATATTGAAAAGCAGTACGGGGGAAATTATTCCCGGGAGGAAGATGTTGAGGGTGTTTCTCCTGAAAATCCGATTGTGATCAGCGTGTCGAGAATGGGGGATGAATGGGTGGATATATTTGTAAAGGTATATGGTGAAGACGGAACCCTGGTCTGGGAGAGCAACAGCGGTTATGCCTGAGATTGCCCCAGGGCATTATTCCTGAGATTTTGCGGACGGACAGTTATTTGCACAGGAGAAGGAAATCTTTCTGAAAGCAGTGGTTTCAATGGCCGATACAGAATATACCGACACGATATTTGAAAAAGAATGCTCCGTGGAACTGATAAAAGGAAGCTCGTTTGATTCATGCACTTTCAGGGACTGTAATCTTCCGGAATGTGATCTTTCGGGCAGGGATTTTACTGAATGTATATTTGAAAACTGTAATCTTGGCAATGTTAAGCTTAATGATACCGGGTTGAAGCAGGTCGAATTTAAGAACTGTAAAATAACAGGAACGGATTTCGGCAGCTGCAGGGACATTATTTTTGAAGTTTCGTTTGAGGACTGTGTAATGGATTTCTGCAATTTTTACAGGAACAATCTCAGGAAGACTTTGTTCTCAGGGTGCAGGTTGACTGAGGCGGATTTTCTGGAGTGCGATCTGAGAGAAGCTTCGTTTAAGAACTGCGATCTTCTGCGGACCGGTTTTATCCAATGTGATCTCTCAGATTCGGATTTCAGGACAGCCCTGAATTATGTAATCGATCCGGAGAAAAACAGGATTGCAGGAGCTAAATTTTCATATCCTGGTGTCCTTGGTCTCCTGGAAAAATATGATATAATCGTCGAATAAAAAATGGTTAATTTTTGGTTATCCTGAGACCTTCATTGTCGATCTTTGTGGCAATCGAGATCTCAAGTCCAAGTTTTTCTGCTATCTTCCGCATCTCTGTTTTCGGTTTTTCCGTTATTACGGCAATCGAAGGACCGACAGAGCTCATGCCTACGAATTCAAGTCCGGACCCTCTCAGTTTGCTCATATAGTGATAGATCTCAAAGGAGTTGTGCTCCACTTCGGCACGTTTCGACCCCCTGAAATCGATCTCGCTTATGACTTCGCCGAGAGTCTTAAGATCGTCCCTGATCAGTGCAGGGATGAGATCCATCAGCACCAGGTATGCTTTGAGTTCCCTGTCGCGGTAATCAAGCTCCCTCGCCCTGTTCATGAGCACGTTGAATTCGTCCTCTCCGTGTGCCTTCGCTTCGGTGGGAGGAATGATGATATAGACATTCTTGTCTGCCGCAAATGAATGGTGGCATACAAGATTCAGTTCGTCCCCGAGGACAGCCATGCCGCCGTAGGTTGCAGCTGCCGGCCCTACTCCCGTCTCAAAGCCATGGATAATATGCCCGTCGCATGTCTCTTCAACGTAGTTGTTCCCTATAAGAAGGCGAATCTGGTCCGAATCAAGTGGTGATCCGACAGCTGAATTCATTGCATGTCCTACTGCCAGAAGAACGCTTCCGGTTGAACCGAGGCCGACGTGCTTCTTTTCGTGGTCCGTGATCTTTATTGCAAATCCCCCGGTGTAACCGGTGACTTTTTTGAAAACCTCTACAAAATGCCTGATTACAGGCACCCTGTCGTATTCGATGGACACTTCCCCGTCTGTGCATGAGACGGTTGCATTAGTATAGAGCTTAATTGCAAACCCGATCCCGCCTCCTCCCGGCCTGTTGGGAGCAAACCGGTTCATGTCAAGGACGGATAAGTGTATCCTTGCAGGAGCGGTTACGATAAATGTGCCTTTTTCAGGAAACGGTTCTTTTTCAGGTTTTATTCCGAGTGTCTCTATGTTTTCACCGATATCGAATGGCGAAAACTCGTACTCTACAAGATCCAGGTCTCCGCCACGGATCGTTAATTTTGCCATGAATAATCTCCGTGTGGGTGAGCAGTCTAATATCTCTCATAATTACTTACGGTCGAAAAAGATGCTCTTACCTGAGGCCGACAGCGGAATGCCGTATGCGACATTGCAATCTCCGAGCCAACCGAGTTTCAGTGCTCCAACGCCTGCCGAAAACATAACCCTGTTGTCGACATTGTTCAGGGATGCGGTCTTAACCGCCGATCCGACTGCTATACCGAGGTCAGCCTGTCTCACCACGCAGTTCGGTCCGGAGAACGCAGAATCGATTCTGTTTTTCTCCTGTGCCTTGCGCATTTCACCGCACGTGGGATAGCCGCATCCTCCGCAGTTGAGCCCGAGGGACGAATCCCCCTTCTCACCTATAATCACGCAGCAGTCAGAGTCCCTTATGTTGCCTGCGTCACGTATAAAAAAGCCGAAGCCGTGCTTTTCTCCGAATTCTACCATTGATTCGGCAAGCGCGTTCAGTTCGTCATCCGATGCTATCCTGACCACCAGGGTGTCTGAACCCTTCGCTTTTGGGGCGGTCCG
The window above is part of the Methanolacinia paynteri genome. Proteins encoded here:
- a CDS encoding ferredoxin domain-containing protein yields the protein MSIEKEGVMIVAKLMAVSARTAPKAKGSDTLVVRIASDDELNALAESMVEFGEKHGFGFFIRDAGNIRDSDCCVIIGEKGDSSLGLNCGGCGYPTCGEMRKAQEKNRIDSAFSGPNCVVRQADLGIAVGSAVKTASLNNVDNRVMFSAGVGALKLGWLGDCNVAYGIPLSASGKSIFFDRK
- a CDS encoding GHMP family kinase ATP-binding protein; the encoded protein is MAKLTIRGGDLDLVEYEFSPFDIGENIETLGIKPEKEPFPEKGTFIVTAPARIHLSVLDMNRFAPNRPGGGGIGFAIKLYTNATVSCTDGEVSIEYDRVPVIRHFVEVFKKVTGYTGGFAIKITDHEKKHVGLGSTGSVLLAVGHAMNSAVGSPLDSDQIRLLIGNNYVEETCDGHIIHGFETGVGPAAATYGGMAVLGDELNLVCHHSFAADKNVYIIIPPTEAKAHGEDEFNVLMNRARELDYRDRELKAYLVLMDLIPALIRDDLKTLGEVISEIDFRGSKRAEVEHNSFEIYHYMSKLRGSGLEFVGMSSVGPSIAVITEKPKTEMRKIAEKLGLEISIATKIDNEGLRITKN
- a CDS encoding pentapeptide repeat-containing protein, giving the protein MADTEYTDTIFEKECSVELIKGSSFDSCTFRDCNLPECDLSGRDFTECIFENCNLGNVKLNDTGLKQVEFKNCKITGTDFGSCRDIIFEVSFEDCVMDFCNFYRNNLRKTLFSGCRLTEADFLECDLREASFKNCDLLRTGFIQCDLSDSDFRTALNYVIDPEKNRIAGAKFSYPGVLGLLEKYDIIVE